GTTGCATCTCTTTTAATGTCGCAATAGAAACGGCATCGACATCGATTACCGTGACAGGTTGTTGATGCTCATATTCGACATAATCAACAATATTATACGTAAAAGAATCTTTATTATCTATCATCACTATCATAGTTTTTGCCTCGTTCTTTCTTTAATACTTCTATTATCACAAATGTCGACCTAATTGACAAAGTTGAAGTGATAATGAGCAGAGCACGACTTGATTTATCACACTAAATGTATTACAGTATGGAACAGAATTGAATTGCAGAGGTTCCTAGCTATCAACCCTCTATAAAAAACTAGACACTTGTAACCGTCTATTTTTTATAGTGACGGCTTTTTTTATGCCTTATTTTAGGAGCTTCTCTATTAAAGGAGCGATCAATCATGTCAGAAGTGCTCAATAACGAAAAAGCACTTGTTGTATTTAGCGGCGGGCAAGATAGTACGACTTGTCTGTTCTATGCTAAAAAACATTTTAAAGAAGTTGAACTGGTTACATTTGAATATGGTCAGCGTCATGCGAAAGAAATCGAAGTCGCAAAAGAAATCGCCGAAGACCAAGGACTCAAACATCACGTACTCGATATGGCATTGCTTTCCCAACTCACACCGAATGCGCTCACATCACATGATATGACGATAGACAGCCATAATGACGTCCCGAATACGTTCGTCCCTGCTCGAAACTTACTCTTCCTCTCATTTGCCGGTGCATTAGCGTACCAAATCGGTGCCAAACATCTCATTACAGGGGTATGTGAGACAGACTTTTCTGGGTATCCTGATTGCCGTGACAGCTTTATTAAATCAATGAATGTCACATTGAATTTAGCGATGGACCGTGATTTTGTGATACATACACCGCTCATGTGGCTCAACAAAAAAGAAACTTGGGCATTAAGTGATGACTCAGGTGTACTCGATTACGTGCGCGACCGGACATTAACGTGTTATAACGGCATGATCGCAGAAGGCTGTGGCGAATGTCCGGCATGTCAATTACGCCAGCGCGGTCTTGAACAATATCTTGCTGAGAAAGGACGTGAAGTCTAATGATGCAACAAATGTATCCTCAAGTCGACCATGATTATATGTTTGAACTGAATAAAGACTTTAACTTTTCAGCGGCACATTTCATTCCTGACGAACGTGCCGGAAAATGTACACGTGTGCACGGTCATACGTACTTTGTCAATTTAACGATTGGCGGAGATGAACTGGACAGCATGGGCTTTTTAATTAATTTTAGTGAATTGAAAAGCTTAATTCATGACCAATTCGATCATTATTTACTAAACGATCTCGTACCATTTCAAGGTAAAAGTCCTTCCACTGAAATTGTGGCACAAACGATTTATGACATCGTGAGCGCACGGTTAGCAGAATTGCCGAATGCGCCGAAATGTTTACAAGTGTTTTTACGTGAGACACCTACAAGTTACGTCGTTTATCGCCCTAAAAATAAGGAGCAACGTCATGGCTAAAATACCTGTACTCGAAATTTTCGGCCCTACCATTCAAGGTGAAGGCCGCGTAATCGGTCGTAAAACGATGTTCGTCCGTACTGCAGGCTGTGACTTTCGCTGTAGTTGGTGCGATTCAAAGTTCACTTGGGATGGCAGTATGAAAGATGACATTGAAATGATGGAAGCAGAAGAAATTTTAGCACAACTGAGAAATATCGGTGGCAATCGTTTTAATCACGTCACAATTTCTGGTGGGAATCCTGCTTTAATTAAAGGGCTGCAATCATTTGTAGATTTATGTGAAGCCAATGACATCCGTACAGCACTTGAAACACAAGGATCACAGTTCAAGCCTTGGATGCGCCAAATCAATGACCTGACCCTTTCACCTAAGCCACCAAGTTCTGGTATGCAACAAAATCTACCACGTTTAGATGAAGTCATTGAACAATTAGATATCTCACGTATTAATTTAAAAGTGGTCGTATTTGATGATGCAGATTATGACTTTGCAAAAATGATTCACCAACGTTATCCAGACATTCCGTTCTACTTACAAGTGGGTAACCCTTATTTAGAAGATCATGTCGAACAACATACAGCGAAACTACTCGAGCGTTACGAACAGTTAATCGACCGTGTGACAACGGATGCAGAGATGAATGAAGTGTTCGTCTTACCCCAATTGCACACATTAATTTGGAGTAATCAAAAAGGCGTTTAGTTATCACGCGCATTAAGAAAGTCACGAATCAATCGTTTAAACACGATCGCCTCAAAATGTTATTTCGTTAAAAGTGTTATTAAATGCTTATCCACAGTGATATTGATATAATAGAGTAATGAATTGCGAAAAGTTAGGAGAACACAATGGCCTTATTTGTCATCTTAAATATCATTATCGTCGTTGGCGTATTTCTCATTGATATGTAT
Above is a genomic segment from Staphylococcus delphini containing:
- the queE gene encoding 7-carboxy-7-deazaguanine synthase QueE, whose protein sequence is MAKIPVLEIFGPTIQGEGRVIGRKTMFVRTAGCDFRCSWCDSKFTWDGSMKDDIEMMEAEEILAQLRNIGGNRFNHVTISGGNPALIKGLQSFVDLCEANDIRTALETQGSQFKPWMRQINDLTLSPKPPSSGMQQNLPRLDEVIEQLDISRINLKVVVFDDADYDFAKMIHQRYPDIPFYLQVGNPYLEDHVEQHTAKLLERYEQLIDRVTTDAEMNEVFVLPQLHTLIWSNQKGV
- the queC gene encoding 7-cyano-7-deazaguanine synthase QueC, which translates into the protein MSEVLNNEKALVVFSGGQDSTTCLFYAKKHFKEVELVTFEYGQRHAKEIEVAKEIAEDQGLKHHVLDMALLSQLTPNALTSHDMTIDSHNDVPNTFVPARNLLFLSFAGALAYQIGAKHLITGVCETDFSGYPDCRDSFIKSMNVTLNLAMDRDFVIHTPLMWLNKKETWALSDDSGVLDYVRDRTLTCYNGMIAEGCGECPACQLRQRGLEQYLAEKGREV
- the queD gene encoding 6-carboxytetrahydropterin synthase QueD — encoded protein: MMQQMYPQVDHDYMFELNKDFNFSAAHFIPDERAGKCTRVHGHTYFVNLTIGGDELDSMGFLINFSELKSLIHDQFDHYLLNDLVPFQGKSPSTEIVAQTIYDIVSARLAELPNAPKCLQVFLRETPTSYVVYRPKNKEQRHG